A single Pedobacter sp. PACM 27299 DNA region contains:
- a CDS encoding GNAT family N-acetyltransferase → MIKTLNNDKKHVVAILAKAFEHNLSVNYMLKQDHLRFQRLTELMDYAFRVCTAYGKVFVSADGRACALVMLPDKKMCSLSMLFWDLKLIFRVIGVSQLFKIMKRESLVKHSKPIVKMYYLWFIGVHPRAQNLGLGTELLEALIADARAMKRPIFLETSVLKNVPWYEKFGFEIYHEINLGYKLYFMKMET, encoded by the coding sequence ATGATAAAAACGCTGAATAATGATAAGAAACACGTTGTGGCCATCTTAGCTAAGGCATTTGAGCATAACCTGAGTGTGAATTATATGCTAAAGCAAGATCATTTACGTTTCCAGCGGCTTACTGAGCTGATGGATTACGCTTTCAGGGTGTGTACGGCTTATGGGAAAGTTTTTGTTTCTGCAGATGGTCGCGCCTGTGCTTTGGTCATGCTTCCGGATAAAAAAATGTGTTCGCTAAGTATGTTGTTTTGGGATCTGAAACTGATTTTTAGGGTAATTGGTGTTAGCCAGTTGTTTAAAATAATGAAAAGGGAATCCTTAGTTAAACATTCCAAGCCTATTGTAAAGATGTATTACCTCTGGTTTATTGGGGTGCATCCCCGGGCTCAGAATCTGGGGCTTGGTACTGAATTACTGGAGGCTTTAATTGCGGATGCCAGGGCGATGAAAAGGCCAATTTTTTTGGAAACTTCAGTTTTGAAAAATGTGCCTTGGTATGAAAAATTTGGATTTGAGATTTATCATGAAATCAACCTTGGTTATAAATTATACTTCATGAAAATGGAAACTTAA
- a CDS encoding TetR/AcrR family transcriptional regulator, giving the protein MTKIPDEKKEVKNVKDRVLTERKLIAAIGVILKEDGYRGLGLNRIAKTAGVNKNLIYRYFGDVDTLVETYIREKDFWLADNKEFPEVFHPQANKEQIVGSIAELLENQLNFFYNSEEMQHIILSEISEDSSILKRLSSLRESMAEPFFSYTDKYFEKSELNFRALSAIMTSGIYYMVLQSKKNEAINCGINIRTEQGREMISKTIRQMLAWSFND; this is encoded by the coding sequence ATGACAAAGATACCAGATGAAAAAAAAGAAGTAAAAAATGTTAAGGATAGGGTTTTAACTGAGCGTAAATTGATTGCCGCTATTGGTGTGATTTTAAAGGAAGATGGATACCGGGGCCTGGGATTGAACCGGATCGCTAAAACTGCGGGAGTAAATAAAAATTTGATCTACCGGTATTTTGGAGATGTGGATACCTTGGTGGAAACTTATATTAGAGAGAAAGACTTTTGGCTGGCTGATAATAAAGAGTTTCCTGAGGTCTTTCATCCTCAGGCTAACAAGGAACAGATTGTTGGTAGTATTGCTGAGCTACTGGAGAATCAGCTCAACTTTTTTTATAACAGTGAAGAGATGCAGCACATTATTCTGTCTGAAATATCTGAGGATAGCAGCATTTTAAAGCGGCTCAGTAGTTTAAGAGAAAGCATGGCTGAGCCATTTTTCTCTTATACGGATAAGTATTTTGAGAAATCTGAGCTGAATTTCCGGGCATTATCCGCTATAATGACTTCAGGTATTTACTATATGGTACTTCAATCCAAAAAAAATGAAGCTATTAATTGCGGGATTAACATCAGAACTGAACAAGGAAGAGAAATGATTTCCAAAACGATCCGGCAAATGTTAGCATGGTCTTTTAATGATTAA
- a CDS encoding helix-turn-helix transcriptional regulator, with protein MVVFGSEMHVITYVFVIFELMMLAVQLYRYLSCPEDKSLLWYLILLGLLIFYNVSSGLFPDPEFSFSIVTQNIIAYGAGFLMAAYFPFYFYKSFDLKLLRFQAFYGVHLFLLLPYCLFFVLIYGKSGDLNFALGYGLIIPFGYSVYMMWAIFVAIKAKFKSRQASIYCSDSVELIAVYCAVLPWACLSLFAYFNISQWIEVLVTNCGFLLLTILFMAQSVLKARVEEEQKMTGYVNKQHKFLKRCDNFGLTPREKKIAELLCTGLMYKEIAVQEFISEKTVDTHIRHIFFKTGVNKKIELMQKLGFADEFMLSHNPLYS; from the coding sequence ATGGTAGTTTTTGGCTCCGAGATGCATGTGATCACTTATGTTTTTGTGATCTTCGAATTAATGATGCTGGCTGTTCAGCTGTATCGTTATTTGTCCTGCCCTGAGGATAAGTCCTTACTATGGTATTTGATCTTATTGGGACTGTTGATTTTTTATAATGTGAGTTCTGGTCTTTTTCCTGATCCTGAATTTTCATTTTCTATCGTTACGCAGAATATCATCGCCTATGGTGCTGGATTTTTGATGGCTGCTTATTTCCCCTTTTATTTCTATAAAAGTTTCGATTTGAAATTGTTGCGTTTTCAGGCTTTTTATGGGGTGCATCTATTTTTATTACTGCCTTACTGCTTGTTTTTTGTGCTGATTTATGGTAAGAGTGGTGATCTCAACTTTGCACTTGGTTATGGACTAATTATTCCTTTTGGTTATTCTGTTTACATGATGTGGGCAATCTTTGTAGCAATCAAGGCCAAGTTTAAATCCAGGCAAGCTTCCATTTATTGTTCTGACAGTGTCGAGCTGATTGCGGTGTATTGCGCGGTGTTGCCTTGGGCTTGTTTGAGTTTATTCGCTTATTTTAACATCAGTCAATGGATAGAGGTGCTGGTCACTAATTGTGGATTTTTGTTACTGACCATATTGTTTATGGCACAGTCGGTTTTAAAAGCGAGGGTAGAAGAAGAACAAAAAATGACTGGCTATGTGAATAAGCAGCACAAATTTTTGAAGCGCTGCGATAATTTTGGACTCACGCCGCGTGAAAAAAAGATTGCCGAGCTGCTTTGTACTGGACTCATGTACAAAGAGATTGCTGTTCAGGAATTTATTTCTGAAAAGACTGTTGATACGCACATTAGACATATTTTTTTTAAAACCGGGGTGAATAAAAAGATTGAACTCATGCAAAAATTGGGTTTTGCCGATGAGTTCATGTTATCCCATAACCCTTTGTACTCATGA
- a CDS encoding Crp/Fnr family transcriptional regulator — protein MNPVTDESFDNLIRILEQYLALNHSFRTMLRSKLQETTYKKGSRILNFHEKQKIAWFMLDGLAREIRVNGETFEEKTMWFWSEKSFLYTTPGFFSQQPSECTIEILKDSRMLLISYQDWTDLKEDFKETEFITEKIRGTYDKLRQEHIDDIKNLNTVDRYLKHKAVLLQLLAATKLKYVAEYMSMSADRLGKLRKNY, from the coding sequence ATGAATCCTGTAACTGATGAATCTTTCGATAACTTGATCCGAATCTTGGAGCAGTACCTTGCACTGAACCACAGTTTTCGGACGATGTTGAGAAGTAAGTTGCAGGAAACTACCTATAAAAAGGGAAGTAGGATATTGAATTTCCATGAGAAGCAAAAGATCGCTTGGTTTATGCTGGATGGGCTTGCCAGGGAGATCAGGGTAAATGGGGAGACTTTTGAAGAAAAAACTATGTGGTTTTGGTCTGAAAAGAGCTTTTTATATACGACCCCAGGTTTTTTTAGCCAGCAACCATCTGAATGTACCATCGAAATATTAAAAGATTCTAGGATGTTGTTGATTAGTTATCAGGATTGGACTGATTTGAAGGAAGACTTTAAAGAAACGGAGTTTATTACTGAAAAGATCAGGGGAACTTATGATAAACTCAGACAGGAGCATATCGATGATATCAAAAACTTAAATACGGTGGATCGTTATCTGAAGCATAAAGCAGTTTTACTTCAGTTATTGGCGGCTACTAAGTTAAAATATGTTGCAGAGTATATGAGTATGTCTGCCGATAGGCTTGGCAAGCTCAGAAAGAATTATTAA